The Calliopsis andreniformis isolate RMS-2024a chromosome 5, iyCalAndr_principal, whole genome shotgun sequence nucleotide sequence ATTGGAGGTAACACATGGTTTCAGAAGTCGCAACCGTGAACCACATTCGCCATTTAATATGTCAATTGAATTTGTATCCGTAATTGAGGGCAATTGGGGCAAGCTTTGTAATTTAATTGCGACTGAAAGGGTACTGTTATCCCTTTGCGCTGTCAATGAATCCGCAACAATGACCAACTTGCACTGCGAACTTTCGTTATTTCTCAACACAGGTTGCCTTTTTAGTAGACAGAATAATCCCTGACACAAATCAAATTAGTCACTAGAAGACACTTCAAGTTTGAATCTCCTGTTGAGTTATTGACAATTAAATATTAACAGTCGCCGAGAAAAAAGGAGCAAAAGCGACGCAGCACGAACTTTTCAGACCACGTTTAATTACCTTCATTTATTTTCATCTAACTCATCTCGTTTTCTCATTTTTTCCAGAGGCATTCCAGAATACGCTGTCCTCTTGTGCTTCCTATCAGGATGCGTTACAATCGTCCTAGGAATACTTCGATTAGGATTCCTAGTCGAGTTCGTTTCCATACCAGTCGTCTCTGGATTCACCTCAGCAGCTAGCCTGATTATCGCCTGCAGTCAAATCAAAAGCTTGCTAGGCCTGAAGATACACGGGGAAAGTTTCATCGAAATTTGGAGAGAACTGGTCAGCAACATAGGTCGGACAAGAATCCCTGACCTGGTCCTGTCTTGCTGTTGCATTCTAATTTTATTGACCCTGAAGGTAAATTCACCGTGGACGATGACGCAAGCAAAACTAGTTCTTACACACAGTGAATGCGTAATAAAGAAAACCTAATACATGTAGAAAATATTGCGAACAGTATCTAAGACTTTGCTATACGATTTCTTGTGCTGTCCTGTTTTAGGCGTTGAAAGACTTGAAGGTCTCGAACAACGTGTTCAAAAAATTCATTTGGTTTGTGGGGACTGGCAGGAACGCCCTTGTCGTGATTCTATGTGCTGTGGTTTCCTACATCTATGAAAGCCGTGGCGGGGCGCCTTTTATCCTGACAGGACACATCGACGCAGGACTGCCGACCATCCAACTGCCACATTTTTCTAGGACCATTGGTAACCAAACGGAGACGTTCTTCGACATGTGCAACAACTTGGGCACTGGTATTCTGATCGTTCCGCTTATATCGATAATCGGGAACGTTGCCATCGCGAAGGCCTTCTGTAAGTTTCTTTTGCTGCTATCCAACAGACATCTATGCTCGAGGAAAAGATAGCAAGGATCAGAGACGATGAGCATTCGAAGAAAATAAATTTAGCTACTTTTGTTAAGCGCGGGGACAGTCTCTCGATGCCACCCAGGAAATGCTAACTTTGGGTCTCTGCAACGTAGTTGGTTCCTTCTTCCATTCTATGCCAGTCACTGGTTCCTTCTCGAGGAGCGCTGTAAATAATGCATCCGGTGTAAGGACACCCTTAGGCGGTATATACACGGGTAAACAAATCTGCACAATatcgaagaaaaagaaaaaaggaactaaaatgaaattaaatgcGAATGTAATTTCGATACTAGGTATTCTAGTCATTTTTGCACTGACTCTACTCACACCATACTTCTACTACATCCCAAGAGCAACTCTAAGTTCTGTGATAATTAGCGCGGTGATATTCATGATCGAAGTCAAGATGATACGACCGATTTGGAAATGCAGCAGTAAGTAGAAAACTGAAGTGATAGCATTTACTTAAGGATTCGAAAAAGAGATACAAATTTAGGGATTTTTTTGTGAAAAGCAGAAACAGAAATTCATCTATATTTTTATCTActgaaaaatatattaattcAACCATCCGAAATatattattcaaaaatatttctaACTGAAGAAAATAGTGCCATCGTAGGTACAATACCTTCTTCAGATATTTTTTAGaacaatattatttaaattaatatttaataaacatACGCTTTAGTGAAAAAAATGTGCCTAATTTCTGTTCACTTTTTGCATAAAGAATTCCTCAATTTATATCTTTTCTTTGAGCCCCTAGGTAAGCGCAATCCTTTAAAAGAAAAACAAGTATAAAGTTACGTAAAACTATATGAAATGCATCAATAAGGAAATCAATATCAtatcaataataaaaatttaatttagaaaTTATGTTCTAGAACGAGATCTGATCCCAACATTCGCCACATTCTTCGCGTGTCTCTTCGCTGGAGTCGAGCTAGGAATTTTAATAGGAGTGACTATTGATTTGGctatattaatttatttcaaCGCCAGGCCGACAATATATATCGAATACAGAAATGTAAATACATAACAATGATCGACGAAGACTTTATTAAAGACtactattattttaaaaatatcccTCTTCTGTTACCACAGACGCCTACGTTGAGTTACATCCTCGTGCGACCCAGCGCTGGCTTGCTCTTCCCAGCAGTGGATTACCTGAGGATATATCTGATCGAAAACTTGGCTAATGACCATCATAAATTATTGAAAACCTTTAAGAACTCGAAAATCGTCGTGTTAGACTGCAAGCACATCGATAAGATTGATTTCACTGCAGCACAAGTGCGTACAACATCACGAGTATAAGACCTCGAATTTGACCTGGATTTTATcttgattttattttttaatctagTTTTAGGTATTATTATCAAAAGAGTAGTAATAATTTCTTTTAATATAATTGTTGTCTTTTTAATATTGCTATCACAAAATAAGCGTTACAATTACTCTCAAAATTACTCTCAAAAGAAATTCTCAAAGTAACATCCAGGACAGATTTCAACACGTTTTATCGATTTGCTTAAACTATTGAATTTGTAACATTTAcagggattgaatactgtaataAGAGATTTCAAGGAAAAGGATCACTGTCTGATTCTGCTACGGCCTGCTAAAGAAATCTTGCAAAGTGTACAATCACTTTCAGAAGAAACAATTCGTGTGGTTAACACTGACGCTGAACTTGCAGCTGTTTtgaaagaattaaatacaaaaaaccGAACTCAAGAGATTAATATGGAAGTGATAGATATATCAAACGGAAAAGCCACTAATAGTGTAAGTGACGAACTCGTGAGCACGAAGCTCTGAAacaataaatgattttaataaaatgaaaatttgagaaaattTAATGATTGAATGTATGAAAAATAGTAAAGATCAAGAATTCCTACAAgttccttttctttcttcttcttaTTTCGTTTTTCTCTTCAatgtatattgaaaattgagttataGAACCATCAACGATATCGTATAAAATTGCGGTGAACATTAACATGTATTTATGATGTATATATGAATTGTATGATAATCGTAAGACTTCTTTTATAACTTTTTATAAAGATATATGAACCGACAAGTAATGATATTGTTTATAAGAAATTACTTGATATTCTTTTCTATTTCAAATAGACTATTGACACGTACATCTCTTATTATGAATGAAGGAATAATACTGTGGTTATAAATGCATATCAGAATATGTTAAGGgatatataatatatacgtAACGTCTACCAAATACGGCAAGTTTacgttttattttgtaaaaatttgTAAGTTTTCGAAAAATAAACTATATGATATTTCTTAACAATATAAGTAATACTATCAAACAAAAATAAATCGTTACGCTCGGTATATAAAccgttgtataaaatattttccCTCCACTAGATTAGAGGGTGAACAAAGAAACAGAAAGTAAAGTAATAAAGAAAATCATGTGCCGACATCAAGTCACAAAAATTAAATTCTTCAATGCGTATCAGTGACTGGATTTCAAATCACGATTGCAACGATGCACCGATACGCGTGTCGTGCGAGATTCTCTTGTTTCCACAAACGAAATTTTCTTTTAACACGAACTAAATGCTAAATCGTCATAATACTTTCAATAGTAGGAACTTAAAAGTTGTGCACTCCCAAAGAACTCACACATAACGTTGCCTGCGCAGCCGTCTCGCGCTTCTTACTGTACGTTTCGAAACAAGtgcttaattattatttaaaaagtaGTGTTCAAGTAACGAGCAACACCAATGTCTAGTAACTGCTGATCATAAATATTTAAAGAGAGTCTAGAAAATAGATTTGCTACGTCTGTTCTGTTACAACAGAAAACTGAGACAAGCTATTGCATAATATATTCTCAAAAAATTGGCAGTATTGCGCTATAAAGTTCCTTTTAAAGCTTCTCAACCTCGAAAATCTATCTTCTAACAATGCGAGAAACATCTAGCGCGATATACGTGGAATCTATATACCATCTAGATCGAATAAAAAAACGATATTACGATATACATATAGATATACATGTACATGTGTTAAGATATAACGATGATACAAACGAATGAAAAATTGTAAAGTCAAACGTGCAACGATTTTGTACCGCTTAAATTACGGTCAACTATTTAGAGAACAAGAAGTATACGTATGGTATTGCAGCTCGCTACTATTTCTTTACGCTCTTACTGTTCCATCATTTTACGCATTCCGCGACCTAAGGACACCCTGGAGGTAAACTCTCTCTGTGACGTCTGATAGCTCACATTTTTTTGATGCTGAGGAACGTACTGGTGTGAGTGAACAGATTGTACGTAAGATACAGGCTTTGGAGTTGAACGCAGAGATGAATCCTGAACCATATCTGGCTTTCGAGAGTAACTGACTCCATACATGCAATCTCTCGGCGACACTATTGGCAGCACACATTCGGAATCGATCTTTGAGCTGTCATCCTTCCTAGTGTCCTGAGTATTTTGGAATACTGAAGAGGTCTCAGGCATTCTTTGATAGTTAGCTGCGTGTGCTGCATACTTGTGATTCATCTGCATGTGCATATTCGGGGAACCATTTCTCGCTATGGAGTCCATTGCGACTGCATAAGAAAACGGGACCATTATTTGAGCGTCTTGAGAACAGGTTTGGTACTCGTTTGGTACAGGGTTTCGGTACTGATTGGTTCTCATGTTCGTAGGGTTATCCTTCATCCTAATATTGTTCGACTTGCCGCCTTGAACGTTCCTCGCATAGCTATCGTGTTTCATAGGAACAGAGAAATTTGGATTGTTCTCTAGCTGTTGCATCTGCTGGTACTGTTTATACGAATTGTTCTGCACTGATGTTGACACGGAACAGTTGACAGAGTTAGGTAAATTATTCAGTGGCAATGCTTGAGTGGGGAATGTGCTGCAATTGGTGAACGGTGGATTTTGAAATAGAGGTGCTGGATACTGCATTAATGGATTCCAGTTTTGCATGCACACTTGGGGTACGTAAACCAATGGATGCTGCAAGTAACCTACTTGCTGCATATTGTTAAGATCTGTGTTGCATAAGTGTCTTGAGTTTTGCATTTGCAGGTTCAGAGGATGCGCTTGATTCATTACGTTTCCAAAGAGAAACATATCTGGAAGTGGTAAATTCCACTGATTAGGTTGAGTAGATACAGGATGATTATGAAAGCCTGGTGGTGgcaagacagaagattgagtattatgcatTAAAATGCTGGAAGGCTCACTTTGCAGCATATTTggattttccacggtataagagGTGCTTGGAATTAATGCATTATGAGAGACGATCGTGGTATCGGTCGTTTTCCTTGGAACAGCTTGTACGTTATTGAATTGGTTTAAGTACATAGTAGGCATATTTTGATACGATAAGCTACTGACCACTGGAAAAGCTGAATTGCAACTGTGTGGTGATACACTCTGAGGAGTCATATGTGATGTTTGCTCTGTCTTTTGTTGCGctgcatctaatagatacaaaTCTCTTTCAGAATTCTGAACATTTGCAGACATGTTATATTGAGCATCGTTATAGTTGAAATAATTCTTATCTTGTACACTTTGATGATTTTCTGTTCGTTGAGTGTGGCTTATGCTAGACACATTTTGCAAGTTAGAATAAAATGGATTTGTTGAAAACTTGTTTTGCTGCATGGAATTGTTAGTATATGATATTGTAGAATAACCTGCCGTATTAATTTCTTGTACATTATCAGAAAATTTAACTGACTTTATTTCTGAATTACTAGAACTTggttttttattgctattattaataCTAGCATTTTCTTGCTCAGTCTTTAAAAATTGTACTTCAGTTTCATTGCAAAACGTTTGTAAAGTCTGCGACTCTTGCAATGTACGAGTATCTATACCTGTAGAATCTTTGGTACTGCTTGAACAAGAACTCAGTGACTGTACATTATTTACAGAAGATGAATCTGATGTATCAGTCTTGCTTGTATTACTAGCACCATTAACTTCTTTATGGGAATCTACAGTTATCCTTGAGCTTTCAACTTGACCTTTCGCATCCATTGAACATATACGATTTACTTTGAAATCTTTTCCTACATTATTATCTGTAACATTCCTTTTATAATCATCTGTTCTCATTTTTCCATTTGAATCTTTGGAGAACATTTGAACAGAACCTGCTGAACGTCTGTAAGTATTAAAATCCTTCTTAAACTTCTGTATACATCCTTGGTCGTCTTTTACATCTCTGTTAATGTTAGTTTTTACATTAGACAAATTCTGATAACTCTTTTTACATGACACAGAATTTGATGACTTTGTACTACACTCTGATATACTTAAATCTTTGAAACTCTTTCCTAAAGCGGTTTGCCCAGATTGCTTGTCATTAATTTGTTTACTTGTTGTTTGTTGATTTTCGGATTTCTTTTTTATATCCTCGTTTGAAGCAAAATTGTTACTATTACTTTTAAAACAGGATGTGTGCTTGATagaattttcttcttctggtttAGTTGTACTTTTTGAATATCGTTGTTGTGACTTCATTGTTGATTTATTTCTAATGTACTGAACATTATATGATTGAACACGTGTTAATTGAACTTTGTGACATTTCCTTGTATCATCCACTTCATTACACATTTTATCTAATTCGTTTGTAGATGATTTCAGTTTTGTAATCTGAGATTTGTTCTTCTCGTCTGAACCTTCTATAAAAGAACTGTTTTTGCTACTACTATCATTAAGCGTAGAAAAATGTTGTTTATAAAATTGTTGATCCTTCATTTGTGTCCCTTTTCCAATACTTAATCTATTAGATCCATTACTTTTACCACCCTTATCACTAAACTTAGAACTTGACGTTGATATCTTGTTCTCATTAATACTTGAATTCATTAAATCATCTTTGTCTTTGAAACCCTGTTTCAAAATGATGCAAGATTCTTTTAAAGAATTTCCTgcaagaaaaaaaatattttcttatacAATATCTTATCAATCACATAAAAGACTGATTCAGAAAATTTAATCCTCACCTGCTTGTTTTCTAGTGCTCTGATCTCCTAACTTTTTAGTACTAATCTTGGTACTTGGTTTCTGTACACTTTTCTTTATTTCTGATGTTGGTTGTGCTTTGGATTttgcattattattattgttatcatgACACTGTTTCGAACTTATTTGATTATCTACATCAGCATCTGACTTTTGTGAGTCGACAACATCATGAACAATATTCCTAATTATATGGATAATTTATGTACAAAATTTAAATTAACATGacagaatattttttattacctaAATTAATCTATTACGTACCATTCATTAGCACCTTTATTATCAGACTCAGTGAATTTACTTTTTTCTTCTTCATTTAGCTTACATTGTTCTAACTGAACAGTAACAATATTTTCTGACAAGTTCATGGTTTGATCATCAAGTCTTTGCATGACTAAAGACTGTGAATTAGGGAACA carries:
- the LOC143179299 gene encoding sodium-independent sulfate anion transporter, giving the protein MTGLNLKNLLKKRVPILKWLPLYKTKDALGDLVAGLTVGLTLIPQAIAYAGLAGLTPQYGLYSAFAGSFVYIFFGTCSEVNIGPTALISLLTYTYARGIPEYAVLLCFLSGCVTIVLGILRLGFLVEFVSIPVVSGFTSAASLIIACSQIKSLLGLKIHGESFIEIWRELVSNIGRTRIPDLVLSCCCILILLTLKALKDLKVSNNVFKKFIWFVGTGRNALVVILCAVVSYIYESRGGAPFILTGHIDAGLPTIQLPHFSRTIGNQTETFFDMCNNLGTGILIVPLISIIGNVAIAKAFSRGQSLDATQEMLTLGLCNVVGSFFHSMPVTGSFSRSAVNNASGVRTPLGGIYTGILVIFALTLLTPYFYYIPRATLSSVIISAVIFMIEVKMIRPIWKCSKRDLIPTFATFFACLFAGVELGILIGVTIDLAILIYFNARPTIYIEYRNTPTLSYILVRPSAGLLFPAVDYLRIYLIENLANDHHKLLKTFKNSKIVVLDCKHIDKIDFTAAQGLNTVIRDFKEKDHCLILLRPAKEILQSVQSLSEETIRVVNTDAELAAVLKELNTKNRTQEINMEVIDISNGKATNSVSDELVSTKL
- the LOC143179629 gene encoding uncharacterized protein LOC143179629, with translation MEEDERGQREPHGGIKERVAMAQARYTILWRPLWWLDVPRNHLVLNEKRIISTIDLKLNISVAIRKLDTCTKTHLDEKEVKLKSQVNEETKENIEVVSTNIESDSLKLENNEFVTDKNIDSLNSITNTTARHLTIPIVDIPERDMETVWNKDVNVTSTLFPNSQSLVMQRLDDQTMNLSENIVTVQLEQCKLNEEEKSKFTESDNKGANEWNIVHDVVDSQKSDADVDNQISSKQCHDNNNNNAKSKAQPTSEIKKSVQKPSTKISTKKLGDQSTRKQAGNSLKESCIILKQGFKDKDDLMNSSINENKISTSSSKFSDKGGKSNGSNRLSIGKGTQMKDQQFYKQHFSTLNDSSSKNSSFIEGSDEKNKSQITKLKSSTNELDKMCNEVDDTRKCHKVQLTRVQSYNVQYIRNKSTMKSQQRYSKSTTKPEEENSIKHTSCFKSNSNNFASNEDIKKKSENQQTTSKQINDKQSGQTALGKSFKDLSISECSTKSSNSVSCKKSYQNLSNVKTNINRDVKDDQGCIQKFKKDFNTYRRSAGSVQMFSKDSNGKMRTDDYKRNVTDNNVGKDFKVNRICSMDAKGQVESSRITVDSHKEVNGASNTSKTDTSDSSSVNNVQSLSSCSSSTKDSTGIDTRTLQESQTLQTFCNETEVQFLKTEQENASINNSNKKPSSSNSEIKSVKFSDNVQEINTAGYSTISYTNNSMQQNKFSTNPFYSNLQNVSSISHTQRTENHQSVQDKNYFNYNDAQYNMSANVQNSERDLYLLDAAQQKTEQTSHMTPQSVSPHSCNSAFPVVSSLSYQNMPTMYLNQFNNVQAVPRKTTDTTIVSHNALIPSTSYTVENPNMLQSEPSSILMHNTQSSVLPPPGFHNHPVSTQPNQWNLPLPDMFLFGNVMNQAHPLNLQMQNSRHLCNTDLNNMQQVGYLQHPLVYVPQVCMQNWNPLMQYPAPLFQNPPFTNCSTFPTQALPLNNLPNSVNCSVSTSVQNNSYKQYQQMQQLENNPNFSVPMKHDSYARNVQGGKSNNIRMKDNPTNMRTNQYRNPVPNEYQTCSQDAQIMVPFSYAVAMDSIARNGSPNMHMQMNHKYAAHAANYQRMPETSSVFQNTQDTRKDDSSKIDSECVLPIVSPRDCMYGVSYSRKPDMVQDSSLRSTPKPVSYVQSVHSHQYVPQHQKNVSYQTSQREFTSRVSLGRGMRKMMEQ